The proteins below are encoded in one region of Neisseria bacilliformis:
- a CDS encoding Rieske 2Fe-2S domain-containing protein, giving the protein MTTPEQPAADGLHNYWYITAREKDVRKKPQAVRLFGRHYAVFHQGGGRYAALVDCCPHRNVPLSIGKVENGCLKCAYHGWSFDGDGRLAEIPALCGCGGTPDVRVPAVHCTAQDGYVWLCIGTPATPAPLPFACLDEAGYTTFRMKTRFAAPVDWCLENFLDCPHAVYVHNSWFRTPTGKPVRALLRRNADGAQIEYANEPREKSLVWKLLQNSDTEMSHTDRFIAPATSRVDYRFSDGKHYIVTSSCTPLDKDTTEVHTVVSYKFGRLNPLIRLVFQPLSQLIIRQDVAMMKQQRDNIDRFGGRARFCNSAADLLMPEITAWRKTLAEGGTPEAAGVVREQELHL; this is encoded by the coding sequence ATGACCACCCCCGAACAGCCCGCCGCCGACGGCCTGCATAACTATTGGTACATCACCGCACGCGAAAAAGACGTGCGCAAAAAGCCGCAGGCCGTGCGGCTTTTCGGGCGGCACTACGCCGTTTTCCATCAGGGCGGCGGCCGCTATGCCGCGCTTGTCGACTGCTGCCCGCACCGCAACGTGCCGCTGTCGATCGGCAAAGTGGAAAACGGCTGCCTCAAATGCGCCTACCACGGCTGGTCGTTCGACGGCGACGGCAGGCTGGCGGAGATTCCCGCCCTGTGCGGCTGCGGCGGCACGCCCGACGTGCGCGTGCCCGCCGTACACTGCACGGCGCAGGACGGCTATGTCTGGCTGTGTATCGGCACGCCCGCCACGCCCGCGCCGCTGCCTTTCGCCTGCCTGGACGAGGCGGGCTACACCACCTTCCGCATGAAAACCCGCTTTGCCGCGCCCGTCGACTGGTGCTTGGAAAACTTCCTCGACTGCCCGCACGCGGTGTATGTGCACAACTCCTGGTTCCGCACCCCCACCGGCAAACCCGTGCGCGCCCTGCTGCGGCGCAATGCCGACGGCGCGCAAATCGAATACGCAAACGAGCCGCGCGAAAAAAGCCTGGTGTGGAAGCTGCTGCAAAACAGCGATACCGAAATGTCGCACACCGACCGCTTCATCGCCCCCGCCACCTCGCGCGTCGACTACCGCTTCTCCGACGGCAAACACTACATCGTTACTTCCTCCTGCACGCCGCTGGATAAGGACACCACCGAAGTGCACACCGTCGTCAGCTACAAATTCGGCCGGCTGAACCCGCTTATCCGCCTGGTGTTCCAGCCGCTCTCGCAGCTTATCATCCGTCAGGACGTCGCCATGATGAAGCAGCAGCGCGACAACATCGACCGTTTCGGCGGCCGCGCCCGCTTCTGCAACAGCGCGGCCGACCTGCTGATGCCGGAAATCACGGCCTGGCGCAAAACCCTCGCCGAAGGCGGCACGCCGGAAGCGGCGGGCGTGGTGCGCGAACAGGAGCTGCATTTGTGA
- a CDS encoding GH3 family domain-containing protein: MMPPLPALAAALAAFQTALADPQRAQRRILADILAANCGTLYGRRHGFARISCYEDFARAVPVAAYEDLRPLIERTAAGGRGLLTAEAVVCFEETGGSTGGAKPVPYTESLYVAFRRAVLPWLADLRRRRPQAFVGRLFFIVSPAARERTHTEGGIPLGSGSDLDYFGTETAAALAPRTLFLPELLSAQTAQEWQFACAKLLLGAPDLSFVSLWSPTMLLLFLHTMQTRQDELLPHIADPRRRAALARALSRDIPDTRAIWPQLDTVSCWTSHTAAAPAAALQKRLPHVFVEGKGLLATEFAGSIPFSPPERPSENGGGRFSDGLLPLLAVNSHFYEFHGANGIVPVWQTRAGEDYRLIVTTQGGLYRYDTGDHVRVHALRGGVPQIEFVGRGGLSSDLCGEKLNEAFVRAAMEKVSPDLPEAALLQGVQADPPYYRLLCAGRAWAQNPAWAARLDDALGGNPQYAYARRTGQLAALRLHFCADPQAYAAGFFRAEQRFAVRKIPLLLPPVAEDGEAV, from the coding sequence ATGATGCCGCCCCTTCCCGCCCTTGCCGCCGCCCTTGCCGCTTTTCAGACGGCCTTGGCCGACCCGCAGCGCGCGCAGCGGCGCATACTGGCCGACATCCTCGCCGCCAACTGCGGCACGCTCTACGGGCGGCGGCACGGTTTCGCGCGCATCAGCTGTTATGAAGACTTCGCCCGCGCCGTGCCCGTGGCCGCTTACGAAGACCTGCGCCCGCTGATAGAACGCACGGCGGCGGGCGGGCGCGGGCTGCTTACCGCCGAAGCCGTTGTCTGTTTTGAGGAAACGGGCGGCAGCACCGGCGGCGCGAAGCCCGTGCCCTACACCGAGAGCCTGTATGTCGCCTTCCGCCGCGCCGTGCTGCCGTGGCTGGCGGATTTGCGGCGGCGGCGGCCGCAGGCGTTTGTGGGCAGACTGTTTTTCATCGTCAGCCCCGCCGCACGCGAACGCACGCACACCGAGGGCGGGATTCCTTTGGGCAGCGGCAGCGATTTGGACTATTTCGGCACAGAAACCGCCGCCGCGCTTGCGCCGCGCACGCTGTTTCTGCCGGAGCTTTTGTCGGCGCAAACGGCGCAAGAATGGCAGTTTGCCTGCGCGAAATTGCTGCTGGGGGCACCGGATTTGAGTTTCGTGTCGCTGTGGAGCCCGACCATGCTGCTGCTGTTTCTGCACACCATGCAGACGCGGCAGGACGAGCTTCTGCCACACATCGCCGACCCGCGCCGCCGAGCCGCGCTTGCCCGTGCCCTGTCGCGCGACATTCCCGACACCCGCGCCATCTGGCCGCAGCTGGACACGGTAAGCTGCTGGACGAGCCACACCGCCGCCGCGCCCGCCGCCGCGCTGCAAAAGCGGCTGCCGCATGTGTTTGTCGAAGGCAAAGGGCTGCTGGCGACGGAATTTGCGGGCAGCATTCCGTTTTCTCCGCCCGAGAGGCCGTCTGAAAACGGCGGCGGGCGGTTTTCAGACGGCCTCCTGCCGCTGTTGGCCGTGAACAGCCATTTTTACGAGTTTCACGGCGCGAACGGCATTGTGCCCGTTTGGCAGACCCGCGCGGGTGAAGACTACCGCCTGATTGTTACCACCCAGGGCGGGCTGTACCGCTACGACACGGGCGACCATGTGCGCGTGCACGCCCTGCGCGGCGGCGTGCCGCAAATCGAATTTGTCGGACGCGGCGGCCTGAGCAGCGATTTGTGCGGCGAAAAACTCAATGAGGCGTTTGTCCGTGCCGCGATGGAAAAGGTGTCGCCCGATTTGCCCGAGGCCGCGCTGTTGCAGGGCGTACAGGCCGACCCGCCCTACTACCGCCTGCTGTGCGCCGGCCGCGCTTGGGCGCAAAACCCCGCTTGGGCGGCGCGGCTGGACGACGCGCTCGGCGGCAACCCGCAATACGCCTACGCCCGCCGCACCGGCCAGCTCGCCGCCCTGCGATTGCACTTTTGCGCCGACCCGCAGGCTTACGCGGCGGGCTTTTTCCGCGCGGAACAGCGTTTTGCCGTGCGCAAAATCCCGCTGCTGCTGCCGCCGGTTGCGGAAGACGGTGAGGCCGTCTGA
- a CDS encoding ferredoxin--NADP reductase — protein MAAFNTEKVLSVHHWTDAYFTFTCTRDESLRFENGQFVMVGLMVDGKPLMRAYSVASANYEEHLEFFSIKVQDGPLTSHLQHLKVGDDVLISKKPTGTLVAGDLNPGKHLYLLSTGTGIAPFLAVTKDPDIYDMFEKVILVHGVRYQKDLAYYDRFTRELPNDEYLGEIVRDKLIYYPIVSREDYLHHGRLTDLMRSGKLFDDIGLPKINPQDDRAMLCGSPAMLKDTRQVLNDFGLVESPKVGVRGDFLIERAFVDQ, from the coding sequence ATGGCAGCATTCAACACCGAAAAAGTCCTCAGCGTCCACCACTGGACCGACGCCTACTTCACCTTCACCTGCACCCGCGACGAATCGTTGCGCTTTGAAAACGGCCAGTTCGTCATGGTCGGCCTGATGGTGGACGGCAAACCCCTCATGCGCGCATACAGCGTCGCCAGCGCAAACTACGAAGAACATCTCGAATTTTTCAGCATCAAAGTCCAAGACGGCCCGCTCACCAGCCACCTGCAACACCTCAAAGTCGGCGACGACGTGCTCATCAGCAAAAAGCCCACCGGCACCCTCGTCGCGGGCGACCTCAACCCCGGCAAACACCTCTATCTCTTGTCCACCGGCACCGGCATCGCCCCCTTCCTGGCCGTAACCAAAGACCCCGACATCTACGACATGTTTGAGAAAGTCATCCTCGTGCACGGCGTGCGCTACCAGAAAGACCTCGCCTACTACGACCGCTTCACCCGCGAACTGCCCAACGACGAATACCTCGGCGAGATCGTGCGCGACAAACTGATCTACTACCCCATCGTTTCCCGCGAAGACTACCTCCACCACGGCCGCCTCACCGACCTGATGCGCTCGGGCAAACTGTTTGACGACATCGGCCTGCCGAAAATCAACCCGCAGGACGACCGCGCCATGCTCTGCGGCAGCCCCGCCATGCTCAAAGACACCCGCCAAGTGCTCAACGATTTCGGCCTCGTCGAATCCCCCAAAGTCGGCGTGCGCGGCGACTTCCTGATTGAACGGGCGTTCGTCGACCAATAA
- the pcnB gene encoding polynucleotide adenylyltransferase PcnB — MLKKLWRKMAGKADAASVKHTIPYAEHGLTADDISFAAEKTVSRLQQAGYEAYVVGGAVRDLLIGAQPKDFDVATDATPEEVRALFRRSRIIGRRFRIVHVQVGPETIEVTTFRGNGGAVQNEQGRIMKDNTYGTLAEDAGRRDFTCNALYFDPVKREIHDFHHGVQDVRQRRIVMIGNPAERYQEDPVRILRAIRLAGKLGFTIEERTAAPAADYAGRLKEEPPARLFDEITKLLFSGHAGRCLGQIRALGIAARIHPLLDALQQAAADGSGGIIGESLRNTDERVRADKSVSAGFVLAALMWDKLNALWQQNQANGLKPAPALSRAIADLDDTVERGWGVPQKFSATMREIWILQPQFDNRRGMRPHRLLAQLRFRAAYDFLVLRAKTGSAPQELADWWTTFQHAEPEEREQMSAAMTAAANELPSANRKKRRRSRKRKPAAAAANG, encoded by the coding sequence ATGCTGAAAAAACTCTGGCGCAAAATGGCCGGCAAAGCCGACGCCGCAAGCGTCAAACACACCATCCCCTACGCCGAACACGGCCTCACCGCCGACGACATCAGCTTCGCCGCCGAAAAAACCGTCTCCCGCCTGCAACAGGCCGGCTACGAAGCCTACGTTGTCGGCGGCGCGGTGCGCGACCTGCTCATCGGCGCGCAGCCCAAAGACTTCGACGTCGCCACCGACGCCACCCCCGAAGAAGTCCGCGCCCTCTTCCGCCGCAGCCGCATCATCGGCCGCCGTTTCCGCATCGTCCACGTCCAAGTCGGCCCCGAAACCATCGAAGTAACCACCTTCCGTGGCAACGGCGGCGCGGTGCAGAACGAGCAGGGACGCATCATGAAGGACAACACCTACGGCACGCTCGCCGAAGACGCCGGCCGGCGCGACTTCACCTGCAACGCCCTCTACTTCGACCCCGTCAAACGCGAAATCCACGACTTCCACCACGGCGTACAAGACGTCAGACAACGCCGCATCGTCATGATCGGCAACCCCGCCGAACGCTATCAGGAAGACCCCGTCCGCATCCTGCGCGCCATCCGCCTCGCGGGCAAACTCGGCTTCACCATCGAAGAGCGCACCGCCGCGCCCGCCGCCGATTATGCAGGCCGTCTGAAAGAAGAGCCCCCCGCCCGCCTGTTCGACGAAATCACCAAACTCCTCTTCTCCGGCCACGCCGGCCGCTGCCTCGGCCAAATCCGCGCCCTCGGCATCGCCGCGCGCATCCACCCCCTGCTCGACGCCTTGCAGCAGGCCGCCGCCGACGGCAGCGGCGGCATCATCGGCGAATCGCTGCGCAACACCGACGAGCGCGTGCGCGCCGACAAATCCGTCTCCGCAGGTTTTGTCCTCGCCGCCCTGATGTGGGACAAACTCAACGCCCTCTGGCAGCAAAACCAGGCAAACGGCCTCAAACCCGCTCCCGCCCTCAGCCGCGCCATCGCCGACTTGGACGACACCGTGGAAAGGGGCTGGGGCGTGCCGCAGAAATTCTCCGCCACCATGCGCGAAATCTGGATACTCCAACCCCAGTTCGACAACCGGCGCGGCATGCGTCCGCACCGCCTGCTCGCCCAGCTGCGTTTCCGCGCCGCCTACGATTTCCTCGTTTTGCGCGCCAAAACCGGCAGCGCGCCGCAGGAGCTGGCCGACTGGTGGACAACATTCCAGCACGCCGAACCCGAAGAGCGCGAGCAAATGTCCGCCGCCATGACCGCCGCCGCCAACGAACTGCCCTCGGCAAACCGCAAAAAACGCCGCAGATCGCGCAAACGCAAACCCGCAGCGGCTGCCGCCAACGGATAA
- a CDS encoding thioredoxin family protein, which yields MNAKHLAAAVLAATLAASASAADLRAELAEARTAAKLAAENTKSYQDTYSDIYFDLGSLTVAEFERRAASGETVYAYIGRPSCGDCNAFEPLFKRYIAAHRLDGKIWFVNVHRLHQNPEAWAAFKQRYGLSGTPVLAKYANGRQQNKLDFEENGGIGGADLERWLQLNGL from the coding sequence GTGAACGCGAAACACCTTGCCGCCGCCGTTTTGGCCGCTACGCTGGCGGCTTCGGCATCCGCTGCGGATTTGCGCGCCGAGCTGGCTGAGGCGCGCACCGCCGCGAAACTGGCGGCAGAAAACACCAAAAGCTATCAGGATACATACAGCGACATCTATTTCGATTTGGGCAGCCTCACCGTGGCCGAATTCGAGCGGCGCGCGGCTTCGGGCGAAACGGTGTACGCCTACATCGGCCGCCCCAGCTGCGGCGACTGCAACGCCTTCGAGCCGCTGTTCAAACGCTACATCGCCGCGCACAGGCTGGACGGCAAAATCTGGTTTGTCAACGTCCACCGCCTGCACCAAAACCCCGAAGCGTGGGCAGCGTTCAAACAGCGTTACGGCCTCTCAGGCACGCCGGTGCTGGCCAAATACGCAAACGGGCGGCAGCAGAACAAGCTGGATTTCGAGGAAAACGGCGGCATCGGCGGCGCGGATTTGGAACGCTGGCTGCAACTGAACGGTTTGTAA
- a CDS encoding EamA family transporter — protein sequence MEHTWFYWALASAFFAALTAIFAKAGLQGIDSDFATFIRTLVIIAALAAFLSYAGKWQGVGSFTAKNWTFLVLSGLATGASWLAYFKALQMGEASKVAPVDKFSIVLVALFAVVFLKERPSSQEWLGIALIAGGVLTLALKR from the coding sequence ATGGAACACACATGGTTTTACTGGGCTCTGGCCTCGGCCTTTTTCGCCGCGCTCACTGCGATTTTCGCCAAAGCCGGCTTGCAGGGCATCGATTCGGACTTCGCCACCTTCATCCGCACGCTGGTCATCATCGCCGCGCTGGCGGCCTTCCTCAGCTACGCGGGCAAATGGCAGGGCGTGGGCTCGTTCACCGCGAAAAACTGGACGTTTCTGGTTTTGTCGGGGCTGGCCACCGGCGCGTCGTGGCTGGCCTATTTCAAGGCCCTGCAAATGGGCGAAGCGTCGAAAGTCGCGCCGGTGGACAAATTCAGCATCGTGCTGGTGGCTCTGTTCGCCGTTGTTTTTCTGAAAGAACGTCCCTCGTCGCAGGAATGGCTGGGCATCGCCCTGATTGCCGGCGGCGTGCTAACGCTGGCTTTGAAGCGGTAG
- a CDS encoding aspartate kinase: protein MALIVQKYGGTSVGSPERIKNVAKRVARARAEGHDVVVVVSAMSGETNRLVALAHEMQEFPDPRELDVVLATGEQVTIGLLAMALKDIGVPAKSYTGWQVAVRTDDAHTKARIDHIDADKMRADLGEGRVVIVAGFQGVTAGGDIATLGRGGSDTSAVALAAALKADECQIYTDVDGVYTTDPRVVPEARRMSTISFEEMLELASLGSKVLQIRSVEFAGKYKVRLRVLSSLTDEGEGTLITFEEDENMEKAVVKGIAFDKNQARINVRGVSDKPGIAYQILGSIAEANIEVDMIIQNVGAQGTTDFSFTVPRGDYKPTLDLMNGLKADLGAAEVNGDDTVCKVSIVGVGMRSHAGVAAQMFRALAEEGINIQMISTSEIKVSVLIDEKYMELATRVLHKTFGLEHA, encoded by the coding sequence ATGGCACTAATCGTACAGAAATACGGCGGCACTTCGGTGGGTTCGCCCGAACGCATCAAAAACGTCGCCAAACGTGTCGCCCGCGCCCGCGCCGAAGGTCATGACGTGGTGGTGGTGGTGTCCGCGATGAGCGGCGAAACCAACCGGCTGGTGGCTCTGGCGCACGAAATGCAGGAGTTTCCCGACCCGCGCGAGCTGGACGTCGTCCTCGCCACGGGCGAGCAGGTAACCATCGGCCTTTTGGCCATGGCTCTGAAAGACATCGGCGTACCGGCCAAAAGCTACACCGGCTGGCAGGTGGCGGTGCGCACCGACGACGCGCACACCAAAGCCCGCATCGACCACATCGACGCCGACAAAATGCGCGCCGACCTGGGCGAAGGCCGCGTCGTCATTGTGGCCGGTTTCCAGGGCGTTACCGCCGGCGGCGACATCGCCACGCTCGGGCGCGGCGGCTCGGACACCTCCGCCGTTGCCCTGGCCGCCGCGCTTAAAGCCGACGAATGCCAGATTTACACCGACGTAGACGGCGTGTACACCACCGACCCGCGCGTCGTACCCGAAGCGCGGCGCATGAGCACCATCTCGTTTGAAGAAATGCTCGAACTAGCCAGCCTCGGCTCCAAAGTGCTGCAAATCCGCTCGGTGGAATTTGCCGGCAAATACAAAGTTCGCCTGCGCGTATTGAGCAGCCTGACCGACGAAGGCGAAGGCACCCTGATTACCTTTGAAGAGGACGAAAACATGGAAAAAGCGGTTGTAAAAGGCATCGCATTCGACAAAAACCAAGCCCGCATCAACGTGCGCGGCGTATCCGACAAACCCGGCATCGCCTACCAGATTCTCGGCAGCATCGCCGAGGCCAACATCGAAGTGGACATGATCATCCAAAACGTCGGCGCGCAGGGCACCACCGACTTCTCCTTCACCGTGCCGCGCGGCGACTACAAGCCCACCCTCGATTTGATGAACGGCCTCAAAGCCGATCTGGGCGCGGCCGAAGTGAACGGCGACGACACCGTGTGCAAAGTCTCCATCGTGGGCGTGGGCATGCGCTCGCACGCCGGCGTGGCCGCGCAGATGTTCCGCGCCCTGGCCGAAGAAGGCATCAACATCCAGATGATCTCCACCTCGGAAATCAAAGTCTCCGTGCTGATCGACGAAAAATACATGGAACTGGCCACCCGCGTGCTGCACAAAACCTTCGGTTTGGAACACGCCTGA
- a CDS encoding tetratricopeptide repeat protein, whose product MKKILAAALLAFSAAAFAAPYPQQNMQSVITPERFSGAAADKIYNDLAAHAGEYPVRFDNAADQKRAARDAAELLRISRSLIETDIIKPGDEAYIPMLHRTAQTAWIAHNLDVEGAAQIADGYYRKLLSAQPKAQRAQTLGEYGGFLAASAQTDAALRVLRQAVDGGNGAARKPLAIVLLTKGQKEQALREIRAYVKQYPRDEQAKHMLEAAQAGRVEVKGAPMAR is encoded by the coding sequence ATGAAAAAAATCCTCGCCGCCGCCCTGCTGGCCTTCTCCGCCGCCGCCTTTGCCGCGCCCTATCCGCAGCAGAACATGCAGAGCGTGATCACGCCCGAGCGTTTCAGCGGCGCGGCGGCCGACAAAATCTACAACGATTTGGCCGCGCACGCGGGCGAGTATCCCGTGCGCTTCGACAACGCCGCCGACCAAAAACGCGCCGCACGCGACGCGGCCGAGCTGTTGCGCATATCCCGCTCCCTTATCGAAACGGACATCATCAAACCAGGCGACGAGGCCTACATCCCCATGCTGCACCGCACCGCGCAAACGGCCTGGATCGCCCACAACTTGGACGTGGAAGGCGCGGCACAGATTGCCGACGGCTACTACCGCAAGCTGCTCTCGGCGCAGCCCAAGGCGCAGCGGGCGCAGACCCTGGGCGAATATGGCGGCTTCCTCGCCGCCTCCGCACAAACCGACGCGGCTTTGCGCGTGCTGCGGCAGGCGGTGGACGGCGGCAACGGCGCAGCCCGCAAACCGCTGGCCATCGTGCTGCTGACCAAAGGACAGAAGGAGCAGGCACTGCGCGAAATCCGCGCCTATGTGAAACAGTATCCGCGAGACGAGCAGGCAAAACATATGCTCGAAGCGGCGCAGGCCGGGCGCGTCGAAGTGAAAGGCGCGCCGATGGCGCGTTAG
- the recN gene encoding DNA repair protein RecN, with product MLLALTLDDFVIVDHLELDFQPGFTVLTGETGAGKSITLDAIGLLLGDKADYAQVRAGAKEARLSALFDLAALPEMQTELAAQGLIEEGATELTIRRVIDAKGKSRSYINGQAATLAHLKNIGSRLIDIHGQNAHQSLNREAVQRELLDAYAGCAALAAEVKTAYRSRQAALEALRAAREEGEQLQIERERLEWQAGELERLAPLPGEWESLSQSHDSLAHAAELIAAAQETEETINGEHGLQYHVYRCRRTLESLSHLEPRFAESVALLESVEAELEEAAAAARSVANRTELDPAELAAQEERMGELMSAARKYRIEPQELPAKLAETAEALGRLEAAADTEALQKAVQKCEQAYMQAAQNLSEQRNAAAERLGAETTAYMQTLAMKGAQFAVTLPPCPPSAHGLEQVQYQVSANKGSPLRPLDKVASGGELARISLSLQVAASRHTAIPTLIFDEVDTGIGGGVAETVGRALAKLGQHRQVLAVTHLPQVAACGQNHWQVSKNSDGSQTLSRIRVLDGEGRTGEIARMLGGETITDTTRRHAAEMLENAQKA from the coding sequence ATGCTGCTGGCACTCACACTGGACGACTTCGTCATCGTCGACCACCTCGAACTCGATTTCCAACCCGGCTTCACCGTGCTCACCGGCGAAACCGGCGCGGGCAAATCCATCACCCTCGACGCCATCGGCCTGCTGTTGGGCGACAAGGCCGACTACGCCCAAGTGCGCGCCGGCGCGAAAGAAGCCCGCCTTTCCGCCCTGTTCGACCTCGCCGCCCTGCCCGAAATGCAAACCGAGCTGGCCGCGCAGGGGCTGATCGAAGAAGGCGCAACCGAGCTCACCATCCGCCGCGTCATCGACGCCAAAGGCAAAAGTCGCAGCTACATCAACGGCCAGGCCGCCACCCTCGCCCACCTCAAAAACATCGGCAGCCGCCTCATCGACATCCACGGCCAAAACGCCCACCAGTCGCTCAACCGCGAAGCCGTCCAACGCGAACTGCTCGACGCCTACGCCGGCTGCGCCGCACTGGCCGCCGAAGTCAAAACCGCCTACCGCAGCCGCCAGGCCGCCCTCGAAGCCCTGCGCGCCGCCCGCGAAGAAGGCGAACAGCTGCAAATCGAACGCGAACGCCTCGAATGGCAGGCCGGCGAACTCGAACGCCTCGCCCCCCTCCCCGGCGAATGGGAAAGCCTCAGCCAAAGCCACGACAGCCTCGCCCACGCCGCCGAACTCATCGCCGCCGCCCAAGAAACCGAAGAAACCATCAACGGCGAACACGGCCTGCAATACCACGTTTACCGCTGCCGCCGCACCCTCGAAAGCCTCAGCCACCTCGAACCGCGCTTTGCCGAAAGCGTCGCCCTGCTCGAAAGCGTCGAAGCCGAACTCGAAGAAGCCGCCGCCGCCGCCCGCAGCGTCGCAAACCGCACCGAACTCGACCCCGCCGAGCTGGCCGCCCAAGAAGAACGCATGGGCGAACTCATGTCCGCCGCCCGCAAATACCGCATCGAACCGCAAGAGCTGCCCGCCAAACTGGCCGAAACCGCCGAAGCCCTCGGCCGCCTCGAAGCCGCCGCCGACACCGAAGCCCTGCAAAAGGCCGTGCAAAAATGCGAACAAGCCTACATGCAGGCCGCGCAAAACCTGTCCGAACAACGAAACGCCGCCGCCGAACGCCTCGGCGCGGAAACCACCGCCTACATGCAGACCCTCGCCATGAAAGGCGCGCAGTTTGCCGTTACCCTGCCCCCCTGCCCCCCCTCCGCCCACGGCCTCGAACAAGTGCAGTACCAAGTGTCCGCCAACAAAGGCAGCCCGCTGCGGCCGCTGGACAAAGTCGCCTCCGGCGGCGAACTCGCCCGCATCAGCCTCTCCCTGCAAGTGGCCGCCAGCCGCCACACCGCCATCCCCACCCTCATCTTCGACGAAGTGGACACCGGCATCGGCGGCGGCGTGGCCGAAACCGTCGGCCGCGCCCTCGCCAAACTCGGACAACACCGCCAAGTGCTCGCCGTAACCCACCTGCCCCAAGTGGCCGCCTGCGGGCAAAACCACTGGCAGGTCAGCAAAAACAGCGACGGCAGCCAAACCCTCAGCCGCATCCGCGTCCTCGACGGCGAGGGCCGCACCGGCGAAATCGCCCGCATGCTCGGCGGCGAAACCATCACCGACACCACCCGCCGCCACGCCGCCGAAATGCTGGAAAACGCGCAAAAGGCATAA